A genome region from Tolypothrix sp. PCC 7712 includes the following:
- a CDS encoding GNAT family N-acetyltransferase, with protein sequence MNFIDKNNSEILFQVMQPNDIEETVICISQIFSSFEPMAKALKISFNELYPFALSVCQKAVDEKISIVAKDRKTGKVVGFIISEDFITVYPESLEGIDHKFEYIFSLLSELGENYRRTHAFTAGQVLHISMLGVQEKYTKRHIATTLIRENLKLAKHHKFEIAVTEATGVASQHIFRKLRFTEEFAIEYKSYKFKDKQIFHCIAHPDNCLLMSSTI encoded by the coding sequence ATGAATTTTATTGATAAAAATAACAGCGAAATCCTGTTTCAAGTGATGCAGCCTAACGATATCGAAGAAACTGTTATTTGTATATCCCAGATTTTTTCAAGTTTTGAGCCGATGGCCAAAGCTCTAAAAATTTCCTTTAATGAGTTGTATCCGTTCGCTTTATCTGTCTGTCAGAAAGCGGTAGATGAAAAAATATCGATTGTAGCTAAAGATAGGAAAACAGGAAAAGTAGTAGGATTCATTATTTCTGAAGATTTTATCACAGTCTATCCTGAATCTTTAGAAGGTATTGATCATAAATTTGAATACATTTTCTCTTTACTGTCAGAGTTGGGTGAAAATTATCGAAGAACTCATGCATTTACAGCTGGACAGGTACTGCATATTTCCATGCTTGGAGTCCAAGAGAAATATACTAAAAGACATATCGCCACAACTTTAATCAGAGAAAATTTGAAATTAGCTAAACATCATAAATTTGAAATTGCTGTTACTGAAGCTACCGGGGTTGCTTCTCAGCACATATTTCGGAAACTTAGATTTACTGAAGAATTTGCCATTGAATATAAGTCATATAAGTTCAAAGATAAACAAATTTTTCATTGTATCGCTCATCCTGATAATTGCCTATTAATGTCCTCTACAATTTAA
- a CDS encoding pyridoxal-dependent decarboxylase — MENHQEYHMSSDEFRYWGYKTIDWIANYLETVDKLSVLSQVEPGEIRAKLPETAPLKGESFANILQDLDEIIIPGLTHWQSPNFFAFFPTGISAPSILGELVNAGLGVQGMLWATSPACTELETHVLDWLVDMLELPSQFKSSTTGGGVIQDSASSASLVALIAAREQSKGDINNLVAYTSTQAHSSIEKAAKVAGIRPENFRLIEVDAGYRMRPELLHQQIVTDIESGLTPFYIAATVGTTSSHAIDPLTEIGAIAQTHNIWFHVDGAMSGTAAICPEYRWVHQGLELADSYCFNPHKWMLTNFDCTCFYVKNRTKLIQALSIMPEYLKNQASMSGKVIDYRDWQIPLGRRFRSLKLWFVIRHYGIEGLQHYIRKHIALAQEFAEWVKSHPHFDLVVNPPLNLVCFRHQAGDAINQKIINHINSSGDIYLTSTQLEQKLTLRMSVGQATTDKIHVQKAWELICQTADEIVNQ, encoded by the coding sequence ATGGAAAATCATCAAGAATATCATATGTCCTCGGATGAATTTCGTTATTGGGGATATAAAACTATTGATTGGATAGCTAACTATTTAGAAACAGTAGATAAATTGTCAGTTTTATCTCAAGTAGAGCCTGGAGAAATTAGAGCTAAATTACCAGAAACAGCCCCGCTAAAAGGAGAATCTTTTGCCAATATTTTACAAGATTTAGATGAAATTATTATACCCGGATTGACTCACTGGCAGTCTCCAAACTTCTTCGCTTTCTTTCCTACAGGTATTTCTGCACCATCAATTTTAGGAGAATTAGTCAATGCAGGACTTGGAGTTCAGGGAATGCTGTGGGCAACTTCTCCAGCTTGTACTGAGTTAGAAACCCATGTTTTAGATTGGTTAGTAGATATGCTGGAACTTCCATCCCAGTTTAAATCTTCAACCACAGGAGGAGGAGTAATCCAAGACTCAGCCAGTAGTGCTTCTTTAGTAGCTTTGATAGCAGCTAGAGAACAGTCAAAAGGAGATATTAATAACCTGGTTGCCTATACTTCTACTCAAGCACACTCTTCAATTGAAAAAGCAGCTAAAGTAGCGGGAATTCGACCAGAAAATTTCCGCTTAATTGAGGTTGATGCTGGTTATAGAATGCGTCCAGAATTACTACATCAGCAGATTGTTACAGATATTGAATCTGGGTTAACACCCTTTTATATTGCTGCTACTGTAGGGACAACCTCATCTCATGCCATAGATCCATTAACAGAAATAGGTGCGATCGCTCAAACACATAACATTTGGTTCCATGTTGATGGAGCGATGAGTGGTACAGCAGCTATCTGTCCTGAGTATCGGTGGGTTCATCAAGGATTAGAACTAGCGGACAGTTATTGTTTTAATCCTCATAAATGGATGCTGACAAATTTTGATTGTACCTGTTTTTATGTAAAAAATAGAACCAAACTAATTCAAGCACTATCCATAATGCCTGAATATCTAAAAAATCAAGCCAGTATGTCCGGCAAAGTCATTGACTATCGAGACTGGCAAATTCCTTTAGGACGTAGATTTAGGAGTCTCAAGCTCTGGTTTGTAATTCGGCACTATGGTATAGAAGGTTTACAGCATTATATTCGCAAGCATATTGCTTTAGCCCAAGAATTTGCCGAATGGGTAAAATCTCATCCTCATTTTGACCTAGTTGTCAATCCCCCGTTAAATTTGGTATGTTTTCGTCACCAAGCTGGTGATGCAATTAACCAGAAAATCATTAACCATATCAACTCATCGGGTGACATTTATCTCACTTCTACCCAGCTTGAGCAAAAACTAACTTTAAGAATGTCAGTTGGACAAGCAACTACAGACAAAATACATGTACAGAAAGCTTGGGAATTAATTTGTCAAACTGCTGATGAAATTGTTAATCAATAA
- the atpC gene encoding ATP synthase F1 subunit epsilon — protein sequence MTLTVRVISPDKTVWDAEAEEVILPSTTGQLGILSGHAPLLTALDTGVMRVRANKNQDWQAIALLGGFAEIEENEVTILVNGAESGNAINLEEARTAYNQAQTKLNQVTAGDRQAQIQATQAFKRARARFQAAGGLV from the coding sequence ATGACATTAACCGTTCGTGTAATTTCCCCAGATAAAACTGTGTGGGATGCCGAAGCTGAAGAAGTAATTCTACCCAGCACCACTGGTCAGCTAGGTATCTTGAGTGGACACGCACCCCTGTTGACCGCCCTAGATACAGGCGTAATGCGCGTGCGTGCTAACAAAAATCAAGATTGGCAAGCGATCGCGCTTTTGGGTGGCTTTGCCGAAATTGAAGAAAATGAAGTTACCATTCTCGTCAATGGTGCTGAAAGTGGCAACGCTATTAACCTAGAAGAAGCTCGGACTGCTTATAATCAAGCACAAACCAAGCTCAATCAGGTAACAGCAGGCGATCGCCAAGCTCAAATTCAAGCAACCCAAGCCTTTAAACGCGCCCGCGCTCGGTTTCAAGCTGCTGGCGGTTTGGTCTAA
- the atpD gene encoding F0F1 ATP synthase subunit beta: MVTTAEKTNIGYITQIIGPVVDVKFPGGKLPQIYNALTINGTNEAGQAISLTVEVQQLLGDNQVRAVAMSTTDGLVRGLEVVDTGAPIRVPVGKATLGRIFNVLGDPVDNQGPVNPEATLPIHREAPKFTDLETKPSVFETGIKVVDLLTPYRRGGKIGLFGGAGVGKTVIMMELINNIATQHGGVSVFAGVGERTREGNDLYNEMIESGVINKDNLNESKIALVYGQMNEPPGARMRVGLSGLTMAEYFRDVNKQDVLLFVDNIFRFVQAGSEVSALLGRMPSAVGYQPTLGTDVGALQERITSTTEGSITSIQAVYVPADDLTDPAPATTFAHLDGTTVLSRSLASKGIYPAVDPLGSTSTMLQPEIVGDEHYSTARAVQATLQRYKELQDIIAILGLDELSEEDRLTVARARKVERFLSQPFFVAEVFTGSPGKYVKLEDTIKGFQKILSGELDDLPEQAFYLVGDINEAIAKGQKLKG, translated from the coding sequence ATGGTCACCACCGCAGAAAAAACAAACATCGGTTACATTACCCAAATTATTGGTCCTGTTGTAGACGTTAAATTTCCCGGCGGGAAATTGCCGCAAATCTACAACGCCTTGACCATCAACGGCACCAACGAAGCTGGTCAGGCAATCAGCCTGACCGTGGAAGTACAGCAACTGCTAGGCGACAACCAGGTGCGGGCTGTTGCTATGAGCACCACCGATGGCTTAGTGCGTGGTTTGGAAGTGGTAGATACTGGCGCTCCCATTCGCGTGCCAGTTGGTAAAGCCACCTTGGGTCGAATTTTCAATGTCCTTGGCGATCCTGTAGATAATCAGGGCCCTGTAAATCCTGAGGCAACATTGCCTATCCACCGCGAAGCTCCCAAATTCACCGATCTGGAAACCAAACCTTCTGTGTTTGAGACCGGAATTAAAGTTGTCGATCTACTGACTCCTTACCGACGTGGCGGTAAGATTGGTCTATTCGGCGGTGCGGGTGTTGGTAAGACCGTGATCATGATGGAGTTGATCAACAACATCGCTACTCAGCACGGTGGCGTATCCGTTTTCGCTGGCGTGGGTGAGCGCACTCGCGAAGGAAATGACCTCTACAATGAAATGATTGAATCTGGGGTAATCAACAAAGATAACCTCAACGAATCAAAAATTGCTCTAGTGTACGGTCAGATGAACGAGCCACCTGGAGCAAGAATGCGGGTAGGTCTGTCTGGATTGACAATGGCAGAGTACTTCCGCGATGTTAACAAACAAGACGTACTGCTGTTTGTTGACAACATCTTCCGGTTCGTACAAGCAGGTTCAGAAGTATCTGCGCTATTGGGACGGATGCCTTCTGCGGTAGGATATCAGCCTACTTTAGGTACTGACGTAGGTGCATTACAAGAGCGGATTACCTCAACTACAGAAGGTTCTATTACCTCTATTCAAGCTGTATACGTACCTGCGGACGACTTAACTGACCCCGCACCTGCAACCACCTTCGCTCACTTGGATGGAACAACAGTACTGTCTCGGAGTTTGGCTTCTAAGGGCATTTATCCAGCAGTAGACCCCTTAGGCTCTACTTCCACCATGCTTCAGCCAGAAATCGTTGGTGATGAACATTACAGCACAGCTCGTGCTGTCCAAGCAACATTGCAGCGCTATAAAGAACTGCAAGACATCATCGCTATTCTCGGTTTAGATGAATTGTCTGAAGAAGATCGTCTAACGGTAGCACGCGCCCGGAAGGTTGAGCGCTTCTTATCTCAGCCATTCTTCGTAGCAGAAGTATTTACTGGTTCTCCTGGTAAGTATGTGAAGTTGGAAGATACCATCAAAGGATTCCAGAAGATTCTTTCTGGCGAATTGGACGATCTGCCAGAACAAGCCTTCTACTTGGTGGGCGATATTAACGAAGCGATCGCCAAAGGCCAAAAGCTCAAAGGTTAG
- a CDS encoding SirB1 family protein: MNFSSARQYFYQEIQQPDEHIDLVKAALYIAQEEYPQLDLEEYLNAFETMALELQERLPDSPYPLRIIQSINQYLYNDLGFAGNKADYYDPRNSFLNDVIERRLGIPITLALVYMEVSRRIDFPMVGVGMPGHFLIRPNVAEMEVFVDAFNGGEILFAQDCQERLSQMFQQPVELKSEYLATVSHRQLLARILTNLKFIYLKKQDLEKSLAAVERILLLFPGVSLELRDRGLIYYQLGYYPQAADDLQTYLEKVPDAEDSGAIRRLLAELGR, translated from the coding sequence ATGAATTTCTCGTCAGCGCGACAATATTTTTACCAGGAGATTCAGCAGCCTGACGAGCACATCGACCTGGTAAAGGCGGCTTTATATATTGCTCAGGAAGAATATCCTCAGCTTGACCTAGAAGAATACCTCAATGCCTTTGAGACCATGGCATTGGAGTTGCAAGAACGCTTACCTGATTCACCCTACCCGCTACGGATTATTCAAAGTATTAATCAATATCTCTACAATGATTTAGGATTTGCGGGCAATAAAGCAGACTACTACGATCCACGCAACAGCTTTTTAAATGACGTGATTGAGCGGCGGCTAGGGATACCTATCACCTTGGCATTAGTTTATATGGAAGTGTCCCGCCGAATTGATTTCCCTATGGTAGGTGTAGGAATGCCTGGACATTTCCTCATCCGTCCAAATGTTGCAGAGATGGAAGTTTTTGTTGATGCATTCAATGGTGGGGAAATTTTATTTGCCCAAGATTGTCAGGAAAGACTGTCTCAGATGTTCCAGCAACCTGTGGAACTCAAGTCGGAATATTTAGCAACAGTTAGCCATCGGCAGTTATTGGCCAGGATACTCACAAATCTCAAATTTATTTACCTCAAAAAGCAAGACTTAGAAAAAAGCCTGGCAGCGGTTGAGCGCATTTTACTATTGTTTCCTGGTGTAAGTTTAGAATTACGCGATCGCGGTTTAATTTACTATCAACTCGGCTACTACCCCCAAGCAGCTGACGATTTGCAAACCTATCTAGAAAAAGTTCCTGATGCCGAGGATTCCGGAGCCATTCGCCGCTTACTTGCCGAATTGGGTAGATAA
- a CDS encoding EAL domain-containing protein yields MQISRVLLQAKNAPSTITETTMLVLMVGLCIYLGVRIIALYMANYRSSKVENQRKTSCEKVLRGNTQKILFTKEENPNLFLINHQSPSAESDEANQLSQSVKELASNCGTFYLEALAAIEQSLLNFDNRLRCYTEILQTLGKACQVSRVYIFENYVDDDGNLIMHQQAAWCAEGIPSKNENHPWHKLSYTKFCPRWLKLLARGDIVAETITELNKTEIQTLGLEDVLTILILPIIAQGNFVGFIGFDNCKEAQIWEAKETAFLQAVAGVLALVHDRLLADHALKTVILETQDSAYHLENVVQERTAELHREIAERKRIQTELEKSLSLQWATLESTADGILVVDNQGKIAGFNQKFLQMWRIPESLITTGNYKEVLRLAMKQLEAPKQYFATIRELYFNPDTQLYDAIAFKDGRVLERYSQPQRINGKIVGRVWSFRDITAHKLAEAKIRHQALHDLLTDLPNRVLFNERLSEALAQSQKHRSKLAVCFLDLDRFKVINDTLSHAIGDQLLQIVAQRLIECLREIDTIARWGGDEFTLILPEINDNQEVTQIVESILAAFKPVFEIENYQLHISVSIGIALYPMHGQDAETLIKHADVALYRVKSQGRNHYQFYNSAINSGSSELLTLENSLHSALERQEFEVYYQPQVNITTGEITKIEALLRWRHLELGLIPPQKFIPLAEETGLIIPIGEWVLRTACAQNKAWQDALNLPSLSVAVNLSARQFQQPNLVNMVQQILSETQLNHKFLELEITESIAMKNVEFTKRILSELHALGVSISIDDFGTGYCSLSYLKNFPIHCLKIDRSFVRDLSDDNHDAAITTAIIALAHGLKLAVVAEGVETEEQRNFLRLLDCELMQGYLFSRPLSAEDTTRLLKKSKSRRINPSFLVA; encoded by the coding sequence ATGCAAATTTCCAGGGTATTACTACAAGCTAAAAATGCGCCATCTACCATAACAGAAACTACTATGCTTGTCTTGATGGTTGGTTTATGTATCTACTTAGGAGTCAGAATAATTGCCTTATATATGGCAAATTATCGTTCATCAAAAGTTGAAAATCAACGAAAGACTTCTTGTGAAAAAGTTTTAAGAGGCAATACCCAAAAAATCCTATTCACTAAGGAGGAAAACCCTAATTTATTCCTAATAAATCACCAATCTCCATCAGCCGAAAGTGATGAAGCTAATCAATTGAGCCAGTCTGTCAAAGAATTGGCTTCTAATTGTGGCACTTTTTATCTAGAAGCCCTTGCTGCTATTGAACAGTCTTTACTGAATTTCGATAACCGACTCAGATGTTATACAGAAATTCTGCAAACTCTGGGAAAAGCCTGTCAGGTTAGTCGTGTATACATATTTGAAAATTATGTTGATGATGATGGTAACTTAATCATGCATCAGCAAGCTGCATGGTGCGCTGAAGGTATCCCATCCAAAAATGAAAACCACCCTTGGCACAAACTATCTTATACAAAATTCTGCCCACGCTGGTTAAAGTTATTAGCGCGAGGTGATATCGTTGCTGAAACAATCACAGAGTTGAACAAAACAGAAATTCAGACTTTAGGCCTAGAGGATGTTTTGACAATATTGATTTTACCAATCATTGCTCAAGGTAATTTTGTCGGATTTATTGGATTTGATAACTGTAAAGAAGCACAAATTTGGGAAGCCAAAGAAACAGCATTTTTGCAAGCGGTAGCAGGTGTACTTGCTCTAGTGCATGATCGTTTACTAGCAGATCATGCCCTCAAGACAGTAATTTTAGAAACCCAAGATTCTGCTTATCACTTAGAAAATGTAGTACAAGAACGCACAGCAGAGTTGCACAGAGAAATTGCGGAGCGCAAGCGGATACAAACAGAACTAGAAAAATCACTATCTTTGCAATGGGCGACCTTAGAATCTACTGCCGACGGCATCTTAGTAGTAGATAATCAAGGTAAGATTGCAGGCTTTAATCAAAAGTTTCTGCAAATGTGGCGCATTCCGGAGTCATTAATCACCACCGGAAATTACAAAGAAGTGCTGAGATTGGCGATGAAACAGCTAGAAGCGCCAAAACAGTATTTTGCTACGATTAGAGAATTATACTTTAATCCAGATACACAGCTTTATGATGCGATCGCCTTTAAAGATGGCAGAGTTTTAGAGCGTTATTCCCAACCTCAGAGGATTAACGGCAAAATAGTCGGTAGAGTCTGGAGTTTTCGCGACATTACAGCCCATAAATTAGCAGAAGCCAAAATCCGGCATCAAGCTTTACACGACCTGTTAACCGATTTACCTAACCGCGTGCTATTTAATGAGCGACTTTCAGAAGCTTTAGCACAATCGCAGAAACATCGTAGCAAATTAGCGGTGTGTTTTTTAGACTTAGACCGCTTCAAAGTGATCAACGATACATTAAGTCATGCTATTGGTGATCAATTACTGCAAATTGTGGCTCAACGTCTGATCGAATGTCTGCGGGAGATTGACACCATAGCGCGGTGGGGAGGCGATGAATTCACCCTAATCTTGCCAGAAATTAACGATAATCAAGAAGTTACACAAATTGTAGAAAGCATCTTAGCAGCTTTTAAACCAGTATTTGAAATCGAAAATTACCAATTACATATCAGCGTCAGTATTGGTATTGCCCTTTATCCGATGCATGGACAAGATGCCGAAACTTTAATTAAACACGCTGATGTGGCACTATATCGTGTTAAGTCTCAAGGACGAAATCATTATCAGTTCTATAATTCAGCCATCAATTCTGGTTCTTCAGAATTGCTAACTTTAGAAAATAGCTTGCACTCTGCCTTAGAACGCCAAGAATTTGAAGTTTACTATCAACCACAGGTCAATATCACCACAGGCGAAATTACCAAAATAGAAGCATTACTACGTTGGCGACACTTAGAATTAGGCTTAATCCCACCCCAAAAGTTTATTCCCCTGGCTGAAGAAACTGGATTAATTATTCCAATTGGGGAATGGGTGTTAAGAACTGCTTGTGCTCAAAATAAAGCTTGGCAAGATGCACTTAATTTACCCTCACTTTCAGTAGCTGTGAATCTTTCTGCACGCCAATTTCAGCAACCAAACTTAGTAAATATGGTGCAACAGATATTGTCAGAAACGCAATTAAACCATAAATTTTTGGAGCTAGAAATTACCGAAAGTATTGCTATGAAAAATGTTGAGTTCACTAAAAGAATTTTAAGTGAATTACACGCTCTAGGTGTTTCTATTTCCATAGACGATTTTGGTACAGGGTATTGTTCTCTCAGTTATCTGAAAAATTTTCCAATCCATTGCTTAAAAATTGATAGGTCTTTCGTGAGAGATTTATCTGATGATAATCATGATGCTGCCATCACAACTGCAATTATTGCTTTAGCACATGGATTAAAGCTTGCAGTTGTTGCCGAAGGCGTAGAAACTGAAGAACAGCGGAATTTTTTACGACTGCTAGATTGTGAACTCATGCAAGGCTATCTCTTTAGTCGCCCTTTATCGGCAGAAGACACCACGAGATTACTCAAAAAATCTAAATCCCGTCGGATTAATCCTTCATTTTTAGTAGCTTAA
- a CDS encoding peptidoglycan-binding protein — protein sequence MAFGVSITNYQLPIPNPQSSIPNTQYQTLDFMEVIGDLHSAAVYEASATLEIVPVPANLRFWNWTKLSSTLAMRFLSVALTLSLLSIAGQTLAVQKVGSNGAEVTNIQQCLQKLGFFRGPVSGKFGSITQQAVIAFQQANKLPADGVVGDSTARSLQQACRGRIATNTSNTTSGNLRLGSRGPEVVKLQQRLQRQGYFQGPITGYFGPQTQQALTRSQQGSRNSTKISQAPSNIPSTGGEYPILLEGSQGPAVTRLQQRLQQLGYFKATPTGKFGPVTKDAVIAFQRYAGLPADGITNRQTWNRLLAPTSSPSNPVIPNTTSLAPQQIRELQEGLRQLGYLQANPTGNFGPLTRDALLRFQRDYQLAIDGVADTQALQAVRGVLQNRQAYQAPQASQAPPQTRNYLTVGDSGDNVKAVQQRLLQLGFFNTNPDGYYGENTRSYVYAFQQYSGIAPTGNVDAQTWQALGLNTSPVNTNANNNQNRYVVVVPIHNADTLNKVRQYIANPVVEKSGLGDYVNAGRFGNRTEAENLSKLLRSYGLDARVEYF from the coding sequence TTGGCGTTTGGTGTTTCTATTACCAATTACCAATTACCAATCCCCAATCCCCAGTCCTCAATACCCAATACCCAATACCAAACCCTCGATTTTATGGAAGTCATTGGTGATCTACATAGCGCCGCAGTCTACGAAGCATCCGCAACTCTAGAAATTGTTCCTGTTCCAGCTAATTTGAGATTCTGGAATTGGACAAAGCTTTCTAGCACCTTGGCGATGCGTTTTTTATCTGTAGCATTAACCTTGTCACTTCTCAGTATCGCTGGGCAAACTTTAGCTGTACAGAAAGTAGGAAGTAATGGCGCTGAAGTTACAAACATACAGCAGTGCTTGCAGAAATTAGGTTTCTTTCGTGGCCCAGTTAGCGGTAAGTTTGGTTCGATCACTCAGCAAGCAGTGATTGCATTCCAGCAGGCGAATAAACTACCTGCTGATGGAGTTGTAGGTGATAGCACTGCGCGATCGCTCCAACAAGCCTGCCGAGGTAGAATCGCTACTAATACTAGTAATACTACCAGTGGTAATCTGCGGCTAGGTAGCAGAGGCCCAGAAGTTGTGAAGCTACAACAACGTTTGCAACGCCAAGGCTATTTTCAAGGCCCAATAACAGGCTATTTTGGCCCGCAAACTCAACAAGCCTTAACTCGCTCTCAGCAAGGTTCGCGCAACTCTACCAAAATTTCCCAAGCACCCTCAAATATACCCAGCACCGGAGGGGAATATCCCATTTTGTTGGAAGGTAGCCAAGGCCCAGCAGTAACTAGGTTACAACAGAGGTTGCAGCAACTGGGTTATTTTAAAGCTACTCCGACTGGCAAGTTTGGGCCTGTTACTAAAGATGCGGTGATTGCATTTCAGCGCTATGCTGGTTTACCTGCTGATGGAATTACCAATCGACAAACCTGGAACAGACTTTTGGCTCCTACTAGTAGTCCTTCTAATCCAGTCATACCCAACACAACTAGTCTTGCGCCGCAACAAATTAGAGAATTACAAGAGGGTTTACGGCAGTTAGGATACTTGCAGGCTAATCCTACAGGTAATTTTGGCCCATTGACTAGAGATGCACTACTGCGATTCCAGCGAGATTACCAATTAGCTATTGATGGTGTAGCTGATACACAAGCCTTGCAAGCAGTACGTGGCGTTTTGCAAAATAGACAAGCTTATCAAGCTCCTCAAGCTTCTCAAGCTCCTCCTCAGACTAGAAATTACCTCACAGTTGGCGATAGTGGCGATAATGTGAAAGCCGTGCAACAGAGGTTATTGCAATTAGGATTTTTTAATACAAATCCTGATGGATATTATGGTGAAAATACTAGGTCTTATGTGTATGCATTCCAGCAATATTCTGGTATTGCTCCAACTGGCAATGTAGATGCACAAACCTGGCAAGCATTAGGTTTAAATACCTCTCCTGTGAATACTAATGCTAATAACAATCAAAATCGCTATGTAGTTGTAGTACCAATTCATAATGCCGATACTCTCAACAAAGTAAGACAATATATAGCTAATCCAGTTGTCGAAAAATCTGGTTTAGGAGATTATGTGAATGCAGGTAGATTTGGGAATAGAACAGAAGCAGAGAATTTATCTAAACTGTTACGCTCTTATGGTTTAGATGCTAGGGTAGAGTATTTTTAA
- a CDS encoding SH3 domain-containing protein: MFSNLLKFILGFLLAIAILIGTGVATALYFMNRTAIPPAKPIFANDHPSQRIQSPKATEATATKTESQPKATSTATPTPAATETPKPEESPKPLPPGAYQGKVTWNQGLSLRAEPKQDAERVGGVGFNQKVIVLEESDDKLWQKIRQEDTNQEGWVKAGNTEKLEGNEEVQQPEKPQQDQ; the protein is encoded by the coding sequence ATGTTTTCTAACTTACTTAAATTTATACTTGGGTTTCTGTTGGCGATCGCTATTTTAATAGGTACTGGTGTTGCTACTGCACTCTATTTCATGAATAGAACCGCCATACCTCCCGCCAAACCAATTTTTGCCAACGATCATCCTTCACAGCGAATCCAATCTCCCAAAGCCACGGAAGCAACAGCTACCAAAACTGAATCTCAGCCAAAAGCAACTTCTACTGCAACTCCAACTCCTGCAGCTACAGAAACACCCAAACCTGAAGAATCACCCAAACCATTACCACCAGGAGCTTACCAAGGAAAAGTTACTTGGAACCAAGGCTTGAGTTTGCGAGCCGAACCAAAACAAGATGCTGAACGTGTGGGTGGGGTTGGTTTTAATCAAAAAGTGATAGTTTTAGAGGAAAGTGACGATAAATTGTGGCAAAAAATTCGCCAGGAAGATACTAATCAAGAAGGCTGGGTGAAAGCAGGTAATACTGAAAAATTAGAAGGTAACGAAGAAGTACAACAGCCAGAAAAGCCACAACAAGACCAGTAG